Sequence from the Candidatus Poribacteria bacterium genome:
AGCGATTCGTCGATCTCAGCGATGACGGGAACCGCCCCGACCGCTACGACCGCCGCCGCCGTCGAGATGAACGTGTAGGCTGGGACGAGGACCTCGTCGCCGGGCCCGATGCCCAACCCGACCAGCGCGCTGATGATCGCGTTCGTGCCTGAGTTGACGAGCAGACCGTAGTTCGCGCCGACATAGGCGCAGGCTTCCCGCTCGAACTTCGTGCACTCCGAGTTCTCGTGGTCGTTGAAACGGAACAACGCGCCTGAGCGGATCACGCGCGCGACGGCTTCGACCTCCTGCTCGTCGATCAGGCTTCGCGCGGCGGCTCCACCGGGGAAACGCTCCTTCACGACGGGATCGCCGCCGTGCATCGCCAGACGCGGCTTCGCGCTCATCTCGTTCCTTTCGTGCAAACCCATGTCCCGCGCGATGCGGGAACCCGACCCAGACGCCGATCCCTCACGGAAGTTGCAGGTTCGCCGATGCGCCCAGCGCAGCGAATGCCGACCGGGCGATCCCGTACTCCTCCGTGACCACGTCCGCCTTTGCGGGCTGTTCCATCTCGTCGAGACAGCTCTCGATGGTGACGGACCGCGGCGCGATGGCTGCGACGACATCGCCCACGTCGTACCGTCCGATGACGCTTGGAATGAACCGATTCGGATGGTGCGTGTAGAGCTCGTTCAGCACGACCGATTTGTAGGACACCAGCAGGTCCCGGACCGTCACCGAGACGAACTGCTCGTCGAGCAGCGCGGCGTGGAGGGCGATCAGAGCCCCCATGCCGACGCCGAGGACGGACACGTCGCCCGCGTCGCCGCGCGACCTCGCGTAGTCCCCCGCGCGAACGACATCCCGCGCGCGCAGACCCACGAGCGGCTTTCCGAGCATGAAGCTCGTGTACGCCAGGTCTGTTTCAACGCCGTGGCGCTGGTAGTACCGCGACGGGTCGCCATGCGGCGATCGCGTCTCGCCGACGCCTCGGAAGTCGATGGCAATGACTCGGTTCCCGTCTCGCGCCAGCCGAAGCACCTCATCCATGTCCGCTGATTTGCCGCCCTCGTGGACGTAGATAACCGCCGGGAGCCGTCCAGCGCCCGTCGGCGCAGCGACCAGCGCCGGCACGATGATGCCCGGCTCCGATGTGAAGGCGACCTTCTCGACGTCGATGCCATCCAGCCGTTCGAGGGCGACTGTCCGCGTGGAAAGTGGCGCATCGCCCGTCTCCCACCCCAGTAGCTCTCGGGCAGCATCGACAACCGTGCGGCGATGCGCGGCGACGTCGTCGGCCGTGCCGAGTGTCGGTCGCGTGGGAATCGCATGGAG
This genomic interval carries:
- a CDS encoding aminotransferase class I/II-fold pyridoxal phosphate-dependent enzyme; protein product: MHGGDPVVKERFPGGAAARSLIDEQEVEAVARVIRSGALFRFNDHENSECTKFEREACAYVGANYGLLVNSGTNAIISALVGLGIGPGDEVLVPAYTFISTAAAVVAVGAVPVIAEIDESLGLDPEDVASKITPFTRCLLPVHMQGVPARLNELKKLADDHDLFLVEDCCQSIGARYFDKVT